GAAGCGGGCGTGCTGCTCGACGCTGGAGGCGAGCGCGTCGGCCAGCAGGGTGTGCCCGCGTACGATGCCGACCCCGGTCTCGTCGCAGGAGGTCTCGATGCCGAGGATCAGGGGTTCGTCAGTCATCGCTCACTTCCCGCGTTGCGCTGCATGACCAGCGCGTCGGTGTTGCTCGGTTGGTAGTAGCCGCGCCGCACGCCGATCGGCTCGAAGCCGTACGTCGCGTAGAGCTTCTGGGCGGGCGCGTTGTCCGCCGCGACCTCCAGCAGCGTGCTGCGGGCGCCGAGCCGGGCCGCCTCGGCGAGCAGCGCCTCCAGCAGGAGCCGGCCGACGCCGCGCCGCTGGGCGTCCCGGCGCACCGCGACGTTCTGCACCCACGCCTCGTCGGGCGGGGCCACGGCGAGCCCGGCGTAGCCGAGCAGGTTCCCGTCGTCGTCGGTGGCGACGAGGTAGAAGTGCCCGTTGGCCAACTCGTTCCAGAACATCGCCGCCGACCACTGCTCGGCACCGAACAGGTCCGCCTCGATCGGCAGCACCTCGTCGACGTGCCACCACCGGAACCGCTCCAGCCGGACACTCATGGGAGGACCGGCTTGCGGGCGGTCGCCGCCACGGCGTCCGGGCGGCGCAGGTAGAGCGGGGTGAGCGCCTCCGAGGGGGCGCCGGCCCGGATGCGTTCGGCGGCCAGGGTCGCCAGCACGCCCGCGTCCGGGTAGCGGGGCTCGTCCCGCACGGGCAGGCCGAGCGCGTCGGCGTACCGGTGCGCGCCGTCGCCGACCGCCGCCGTGACCGCCAGGCCGCGGGCGCGCTCGGCGGCGACCGCCGGCACGGACACCTCCGGACCGACGATCCGCTGGCCCGCGCCGTCGTAGACCGCCCAGTAGATCTCCCGGCGGCGCGCGTCGCTCGCCGCCAGCACCGGCTCCCCGGCGGCCGCCGGGTGGCCGATGGCGTCCAGCGAGCAGACACCGTACGTCGGGACGCCCAGCACCTGGCCGATGGTGGCGGCGGTGACCAGCCCCACCCGCAGCCCGGTGAACGGGCCAGGGCCGAGCCCGGCGACGATCGCGCCCAGGTCGGCCGGGCGGGCGCCGGCCTCGGTGAGCACGGCGTCGACCTGCGGCGCGAGCAGTTCACCGTGGGCGCGGGCGTCGACCGTGCAGCGGTGCGCGCGGGTCGCCACGCCGTCCGCTGCGACCTCCACCAGCGCCGCGGTCACCGCGGGGGTCGAGCTGTCCACCACCAGTACGAGCACGGTTAGCCAGCCTAGTCGCCCCCGTGGTCACCCCCGGTCACGCCCCGTCCGGCGGCGCGGGCGGGCGGGGTCAGCTCGGGGTGCGGAACTTGCGCAGGAAGGCCGGCAGCAGCCAGGGGCGCCGCCCGCTGACGCGCACCCTTCCGGTGAGCACCGCCCGGGCCCGGCTGACCCGGCCGAACATCATCAGGTTGAGCGTGCCGGGATCGTGGTCGATCCGGGCGTCGGGCCGGGCGTCGGGGTCGGCGAACGTCATCCGCCCCCGGTGCAGCAGCAGCCGGACCGGGGCCGCGTACGCCGAGCGGAACTCGACCACGACCGGGCGTTCGCTCGGCGGCGCGCCGCCGTCGATCAGCCGCCCGTAGCCGTGCCGGACCACCCCGGCCAGGAACAGCTCCATGAACAGCGCCGCGTCCCGGCCGGGGAGCGACCACGGCCGCCCGGCGGCGCGGGCGACGTCGTGACCGTGGATGAGCAGCTCGTTGACCAGGTGCGCGCAGAGGCCGGCGAGGGGCACCCGGGCCCCGCCGAGCCAGGGCACCGTCTCGTCGGGGCGCCGACCCTCGCAGGCGAGGAGGAGCCGCCCCACGTCGGCCCGCAACCGGTCGGCCAGGGCCTGCGGCTCGCGCTCG
The sequence above is drawn from the Micromonospora sp. M71_S20 genome and encodes:
- a CDS encoding maleylpyruvate isomerase family mycothiol-dependent enzyme; its protein translation is MAATVSDERWRVARTALADQTDRFLDLVRATPPEAMATAHWSVADTLAHVGSLAWYYVCLVDPEHPPLPVPGLLRQLPDVTVDTVADFNDVLLRHLTEREPQALADRLRADVGRLLLACEGRRPDETVPWLGGARVPLAGLCAHLVNELLIHGHDVARAAGRPWSLPGRDAALFMELFLAGVVRHGYGRLIDGGAPPSERPVVVEFRSAYAAPVRLLLHRGRMTFADPDARPDARIDHDPGTLNLMMFGRVSRARAVLTGRVRVSGRRPWLLPAFLRKFRTPS
- the rimI gene encoding ribosomal protein S18-alanine N-acetyltransferase — its product is MSVRLERFRWWHVDEVLPIEADLFGAEQWSAAMFWNELANGHFYLVATDDDGNLLGYAGLAVAPPDEAWVQNVAVRRDAQRRGVGRLLLEALLAEAARLGARSTLLEVAADNAPAQKLYATYGFEPIGVRRGYYQPSNTDALVMQRNAGSER
- the tsaB gene encoding tRNA (adenosine(37)-N6)-threonylcarbamoyltransferase complex dimerization subunit type 1 TsaB; its protein translation is MLVLVVDSSTPAVTAALVEVAADGVATRAHRCTVDARAHGELLAPQVDAVLTEAGARPADLGAIVAGLGPGPFTGLRVGLVTAATIGQVLGVPTYGVCSLDAIGHPAAAGEPVLAASDARRREIYWAVYDGAGQRIVGPEVSVPAVAAERARGLAVTAAVGDGAHRYADALGLPVRDEPRYPDAGVLATLAAERIRAGAPSEALTPLYLRRPDAVAATARKPVLP